Within the Rhizobium grahamii genome, the region TCGGCACGCCGATCGCGGGTGAGACGATCGCTGGCGAACGATTCGACGGCGAGAAGAAAACGGCGATCTTTCCGGGCGACCTGCCTGAAAATCCGGAGACCCTCTTCGCGGAAATCGAGGCTGGCATTCCGGTTGCGCTGCCCGATGTGAATGTCGTGCGCTTCAGACCGCCGCAGCTCGAGGAAACAAGCGGAGGCATCAAGCTCTCGGTGCCGCATATTCGCCTCGACAGGGCAATGCAGTTCCTCTTCGGGGATCGACTGGCATGATCAAGCCTCCACAGCAGAGAACGCCGGGCGCGTTTCCTTTTGACGAGCCTGCGCCAGCCGCCTCCGACCGACCGCACCGCAAGCCGGAAAGCTTCACTGAGGCGATCGTTCTGACGGCGGATGAGGACGATCCCTTCCTCAATCCCGAAAAAGACCTCCCCTCCCTGCCGGTGGCAGTCCCTCGCAAGCGGGGCACGGCCTTCGGGAAGATTGCGCTCGGTGCATTCGGCGTCCTGTTTTCGCTGGCTTTTGGCCTGTGGACGGATAGCCTCATTCGCAGCCTCTTTTCCCGTGCGGACTGGCTTGGATACACAGCCCTTGCCGCACTCGGCATCGGCGTCCTCGCTGTCATCGCCATGGTCCTCAAGGAAACCGCCGGGATGATGCGGCTAGCCGCCGTTCAGGCGATCAAGACCGAAGCCGACGAGGCGATCCGCGATACCAAGCCGGCCAAGGCGCGGGCGCTCATCAAGAAGCTTGAAGCGTTGCTGCATGCCAAGCCCGAAACGGCCAGAGGACGCGCCACGCTGAAAGCCGCAGAGAACGACATCATCGATGCGCCGCACCTGATTGCCCTTGCCGAGCGGGAACTGCTGGCGCCCCTCGACCGGCAGGCGCGCAGCCTCATCGTCAACGCGTCGAAGCGCGTCTCGATCGTGACCGCCGTCAGCCCGCGGGCGATCGTCGATCTGCTTTACGTTCTCTATGAAGCCGCCCGGCTCATCAGAGCCATGGCGGATCTCTACGGCGGCCGCCCCGGAACCTTCGGGATGATTCGACTGATGCGCGACGTGCTCGCTCATCTCGCCGTAACGGGATCGATCGCCGTCGGCGACAGCCTCGTCCAGCAGGTTCTCGGTCACGGTTTGGCGTCAAAGCTTTCCGCCCGGCTCGGCGAAGGCGTGATCAACGGCCTCATGACCGCCCGCATCGGAATCGCCGCCATGGATCTCTGCCGGCCGCTTTCATTTCGCGCGATGAAGCGCCCGGGAATCGGTGATTTCATCGGCGACCTGTCTCCGACCGCAGGCGATCGCAGCGGCAAGAGCTGAAATCAACCCACAAGCCACGAACATCGTGTGACTTGCTCGACTTCGAGCAGATTCAAAATGTTACCCGAGATCCGGAAGTCCCTGCACGTGCCCGAAAGCCCTGCTGACGCGGCCATTTCAGGACATTGGAAACCAAGCATTAACCATTATTGGGCAAAACTCCGAGGCAGTTAAGCGATGCGGTTCGCCAAGGAAAATCCATGTACTCGCGCAAGTTTCTCTCTCTGTTAGGCCTGGCGGCGATAGCCCTCTCGCCATTGGCTGATACGGCTGCAACGGCTGCCACCCGCGACAAGGCCTTCTTCGAGTCGGTCGCCGGTACGTGGAAAGGTCCCGGCGAGATCGTGGCCGGAAAATACAAGGGCACGAAATTCACCTGCAACCTCGTCGGCGAGCCTGTGAGCGACGGCGGCACGGGCATCAAGCTCGATGGAAGTTGCCGCGTCGGCGTGTTCAAGCAGCCGATGTCGGCGCTGATCTCGCAATCCGGCAGCAGCTACAAGGGCAAGTTCCTGGACGGCGCAGCCGGCAAAGGTCTGGACGTGGTCTCGGGCGCGGTCACTGAGGACACTGTTGTCGTCGGCATCAATCGCTCGAAGCTCAACGGCGCGATGATCGCTCGCGTTCGCGACGACAAGACGATGAACGTTACCATTTCAGTGAAGGTTGAAAGCCAGATGATTCCCGTCATTGGCCTGACCCTGACCCGCCAGGTCGACGAGATGACGGTCGGCTCCGTAGAATAGCCTGAAGACGCATCACCTTGAAAAAGCGGCGGTTTCCGCCGCTTTTTGTTGTCAGTGAACTGACCACCAATCCTGATTGGCGTCCGCGACCTCGATCCCTTCGATGTCGGCCTGCTTCAGCCAGTCGCCGACCTTTTCCCCGTCGACGACGAGCTCGGGCGCCACGTCGGCAAGCGGCATCAGGACAAAACCGCGGCCCGTCATGCGCGGATGCGGCAGTTCCAGGCGCGGAGCATCCTGTTTCACGTCAGCGAACGTC harbors:
- a CDS encoding YcjF family protein, yielding MIKPPQQRTPGAFPFDEPAPAASDRPHRKPESFTEAIVLTADEDDPFLNPEKDLPSLPVAVPRKRGTAFGKIALGAFGVLFSLAFGLWTDSLIRSLFSRADWLGYTALAALGIGVLAVIAMVLKETAGMMRLAAVQAIKTEADEAIRDTKPAKARALIKKLEALLHAKPETARGRATLKAAENDIIDAPHLIALAERELLAPLDRQARSLIVNASKRVSIVTAVSPRAIVDLLYVLYEAARLIRAMADLYGGRPGTFGMIRLMRDVLAHLAVTGSIAVGDSLVQQVLGHGLASKLSARLGEGVINGLMTARIGIAAMDLCRPLSFRAMKRPGIGDFIGDLSPTAGDRSGKS